In the Choloepus didactylus isolate mChoDid1 chromosome 5, mChoDid1.pri, whole genome shotgun sequence genome, one interval contains:
- the LOC119535403 gene encoding arginine-fifty homeobox-like, with product MDTSKGFMIDLPVEPCGAQMGRGAPGNPQPHSFIHMGDSSMNTIPQERVDHSYPSQISGPSMNRMAPENPQPEAFVNMGDSSMNLLSQNPADHIPLLNRMPLETPQPDRFINMHGSSMYSVPQDQGSSSIWRKHHDRTSFSHKQHKELESLFSQTMFPDKNTQKELALKLNIEESRVKIWFRNRRSKLRKQQQQQQRSLEKPSQILPAKENVPISSRASANPYSFFPVVSNSYSFLPHQPLGPSNWARDSDFSGNRTRETQMQDRELEMLMASVPALYSDAYDISQIMELYSFPDENEISSSSFSCLYQYLSPTRPQLGGQGNMLSNFAGPAVGLSPERTWSSGTSQGFEAYCLRYSLEFQNPSSMVDYGFLYQSNSK from the coding sequence ATGGATACTTCGAAGGGATTCATGATAGACCTACCAGTGGAGCCCTGTGGTGCCCAGATGGGCAGAGGGGCCCCTGGGAATCCCCAGCCCCACTCTTTCATCCACATGGGTGATTCCAGCATGAACACGATACCACAAGAACGAGTGGATCACAGCTATCCATCTCAGATTTCGGGACCTTCGATGAACAGAATGGCCCCAGAGAATCCCCAGCCTGAAGCTTTTGTCAACATGGGTGATTCCAGCATGAACTTGCTATCACAGAATCCAGCTGATCACATACCCCTGCTGAACAGAATGCCCCTTGAGACTCCCCAGCCAGACCGTTTTATCAATATGCATGGTTCAAGCATGTACTCGGTACCTCAGGATCAAGGCAGTTCCTCAATTTGGAGGAAGCATCATGACCGTACCTCATTCTCCCACAAACAGCATAAAGAATTGGAGTCTCTATTCAGCCAGACCATGTTTCCAGATAAAAATACCCAGAAGGAACTTGCTTTGAAACTCAACATAGAGGAGTCAAGAGTGAAGATTTGGTTCAGGAACCGGCGATCCAAATtgaggaagcagcagcagcagcaacagcgaTCACTGGAGAAACCAAGCCAGATCCTTCCAGCCAAGGAGAATGTGCCCATCTCATCCAGAGCAAGCGCcaatccttattctttttttcctgtggtttccAATTCCTACAGCTTCCTTCCACATCAGCCATTAGGCCCTTCCAATTGGGCACGGGACTCTGACTTCTCTGGGAATCGCACAAGGGAAACCCAAATGCAAGATCGAGAGTTGGAAATGCTTATGGCCTCAGTTCCTGCTTTGTACTCCGATGCTTATGACATATCCCAAATCATGGAATTGTACAGTTTTCCTGATGAGAACGAGATATCCAGCTCTTCCTTCAGCTGTCTATATCAGTATCTCTCACCCACAAGACCTCAGCTAGGAGGACAGGGTAACATGCTCAGCAATTTTGCTGGTCCAGCTGTAGGTCTGTCTCCAGAGCGAACCTGGTCCAGCGGGACAAGCCAAGGCTTTGAAGCCTACTGCCTAAGATACAGCCTGGAGTTCCAGAACCCTTCCAGTATGGTGGACTATGGATTTCTGTATCAGAGTAATAGCAAATAG